The following are encoded in a window of Maylandia zebra isolate NMK-2024a linkage group LG5, Mzebra_GT3a, whole genome shotgun sequence genomic DNA:
- the LOC101475130 gene encoding calcium/calmodulin-dependent protein kinase type 1D, with protein sequence MGRPRPCSRRGGATRNSRVTTGIPQPTAHRSSGKCSVYFTSVIKETTAKMGQKEIVCSWKKSTSNIKDVFDFKGKMGSGSFSEVFMVREKKTGKMYALKCLKKKHLAHSNLENEINVLRRIKHDNVVGLQDFYESRTHYYLVMQLVSGGELFDRILDKGVYTEKDASKVIKQVLQAVSYLHENSIVHRDLKPENLLYYNTDENAKIMVSDFGLSKTLEHGVMSTACGTPGYVAPEVLAQKPYSKAVDCWSIGVITYILLCGYPPFFEENEKRLFSKIMRAEYAFHSPFWDDISESAKEFIKNMMEKNPTKRFTTEQALRHPWIVGDTARDQDIYQSVCEQLERNFATSKWKQAFNAASVIQHMKKMQLSHSVPSTPALPIPNIKPESSSQNDLEPVRSCQDQADPLDPNGNPVQSASLLSWSDCDLETGLCPSLRASQSEPGSPLSTEESRQVHTFHSENDALFFQSQRLDAVAPGKDQPLQSGVCCIM encoded by the exons ATGGGGAGGCCCCGCCCCTGCTCAAGAAGAGGAGGAGCCACCAGAAACAGTCGGGTCACCACCGGGATACCTCAACCAACTGCGCACAGGTCCTCTGGCAAATGCTCCGTTTATTTCACGTCTGTGATTAAG GAAACTACGGCTAAGATGGGCCAGAAGGAGATTGTTTGCAGCTGGAAGAAAAGCACCAGTAACATCAAGGACGTGTTTGACTTCAAGGGGAAGATGGGCTC GGGCTCATTTTCAGAGGTTTTCATGGTGAGAGAGAAGAAAACTGGGAAAATGTATGCTCTGAAATGTCTGAAGAAAAAACATCTCGCCCATAGCAACctagaaaatgaaataaatgtgcTGAGGag GATAAAGCACGACAATGTGGTGGGGCTGCAGGATTTCTACGAGAGTCGAACACACTACTACCTGGTCATGCAGCT GGTATCAGGTGGGGAGCTGTTTGATCGCATTTTAGACAAAGGTGTTTATACTGAGAAGGATGCCAGCAAAGTGATCAAACAGGTGCTGCAGGCTGTCAGCTACCTGCATGAAAACAGCATTGTGCATAGGGATCTTAAG CCTGAAAACCTGCTGTACTATAATACAGATGAGAATGCAAAGATTATGGTGAGTGACTTTGGTCTGTCTAAGACGCTGGAGCATGGAGTGATGTCTACAGCCTGTGGAACACCAGGATATGTTG CTCCGGAGGTTTTGGCCCAGAAACCCTACAGCAAAGCAGTGGATTGCTGGTCAATTGGAGTCATCACTTATATTCT gcTCTGTGGCTACCCTCCATTCTTTGAAGAAAACGAGAAGCGTTTGTTTTCAAAGATCATGAGAGCTGAGTACGCCTTTCATTCGCCCTTCTGGGATGACATCTCTGAATCAG CCAAAGAGTTCATCAAGAACATGATGGAGAAAAACCCCACTAAACGCTTCACCACTGAACAGGCACTCAGGCACCCCTG GATTGTTGGAGACACAGCTAGAGACCAGGACATTTATCAGTCTGTGTGTGAACAGTTGGAGAGAAACTTTGCCACATCCAAATGGAAG CAAGCCTTCAATGCAGCCTCTGTAATCCAGCACATGAAGAAAATGCAGTTGTCCCACAGCGTGCCCTCCACACCCGCCCTCCCCATACCGAACATCAAACCAGAGTCCTCGTCCCAGAACGACTTGGAGCCTGTGAGAAGCTGCCAAGATCAGGCAGACCCCCTTGACCCCAATGGAAACCCTGTCCAGTCTGCTAGTCTTCTCTCCTGGAGTGACTGTGACCTGGAGACAGGACTGTGTCCTTCACTGAGAGCCAGTCAAAGCGAACCAGGAAGTCCTCTCAGCACTGAGGAGTCCAGACAAGTTCATACCTTCCATTCAGAGAATGATGCTCTCTTTTTCCAGTCTCAGAG GCTCGATGCAGTGGCTCCGGGGAAGGACCAGCCGCTTCAGTCTGGTGTGTGCTGCATCATGTGA